Proteins co-encoded in one Xiphophorus couchianus chromosome 16, X_couchianus-1.0, whole genome shotgun sequence genomic window:
- the LOC114159518 gene encoding uncharacterized protein LOC114159518, whose protein sequence is MFGGRWRLERTLCQYVTDTLTYMATVKDFYEIFSEWKDCREIEYVKTMSIKEMADKIDPTFAKSEGKWASFCKYVKSVFQRKAESKLLDLEKTLAEVLNGTLEGLEKLDSFLDALEKLAVTSLQVFTENQIIYLPEKISFDDVQAVISTAQQICPLILEFKRDAKSFFLPDRHNVEVLAFQLQDYIDTANRICVIHGQSFDFDICMEMTKETEVNTDNLCENDVQQMTDQIKLLDTIRMDQDFRMEFLFQKVSSAGFISIFNEQQPKLLTFLDEVEQCAVELDRMNKGAKISSVAGSSVGAAGGVLSIVGFALFPVTAGVSIGLTIAGVSMGVTSGANSLVTTLTEAGVNSTQQKKANEVFENFIEYFQTVQDSLDEVMNQRGNLERSNIDVLFGVVKGVQKVCTIGKGIDFIVNRASALKTLKTQDIAAGAGKAVLQDTKALRNVPRVAADVPDIGQAAVKGPLALTKGARAGFIALNALFIGMDLFFIAKDSMTLAKGSETKVSKFLRARAALFRSQIESWENLCNSLCRSKLTKEENKNILQAAFFQEDK, encoded by the exons ATGTTTGGAGGaag GTGGAGACTAGAGCGCACCTTGTGTCAGTACGTCACTGACACTCTGACTTACATGGCAACAGTGAAAGATTTTTATGAGATATTCTCAGAATGGAAAGATTGCAGGGAAATAGAATATGTGAAAACGATGAGTATCAAAGAAATGGCTGATAAAATTGATCCCACTTTTGCCAAGTCAGAGGGCAAATGGGCGTCTTTTTGTAAATACGTCAAGAGCGTTTTCCAGCGCAAGGCGGAGAGTAAACTTTTAGATCTGGAAAAGACGCTGGCTGAAGTGCTGAATGGCACGCTGGAAGGTCTGGAGAAACTCGACAGTTTCTTGGATGCGTTGGAGAAGCTGGCGGTCACGTCGCTCCAGGTGTTCACTGAGAACCAGATTATTTACCTGCCTGAAAAGATCAGCTTTGATGATGTTCAAGCTGTGATCAGCACTGCACAACAAATCTGTCCTCTCATCCTGGAGTTCAAAAGAGATGCAAAGTCCTTCTTCCTCCCTGACCGTCACAATGTGGAGGTTCTGGCATTCCAGCTGCAGGATTACATAGACACAGCCAACAGGATATGTGTAATTCACGGCCAGAG CTTTGACTTTGATATTTGCATGGAAATGACTAAAGAAACTGAAGTGAATACTGACAACCTGTGTGAAAACGACGTGCAACAGATGACAGATCAGATTAAGTTACTTGACACAATCAg GATGGACCAGGACTTTCGGATGGAGTTCCTGTTCCAGAAAGTTTCCTCAGCTGGTTTCATCAGCATCTTTAATGAGCAACAACCCAAACTGCTAACGTTTCTAGATGAGGTGGAGCAGTGTGCCGTTGAGTTAGACAGGATGAACAAAGGAGCAAAGATCTCCAGTGTGGCTGGCAGCTCAGTGGGAGCAGCTGGAGGCGTCCTCTCCATTGTTGGTTTCGCGTTATTCCCAGTTACAGCCGGAGTGTCTATAGGGCTGACCATCGCCGGTGTGTCGATGGGGGTAACAAGTGGAGCCAACAGCTTGGTAACCACCTTAACAGAGGCTGGAGTTAATTCTACtcaacagaaaaaagcaaatgaagTCTTTGAAAATTTCATTGAGTATTTCCAAACAGTCCAGGATTCTCTTGATGAGGTGATGAATCAACGAGGCAATCTGGAGCGAAGTAACATAGACGTGTTGTTCGGAGTGGTCAAGGGTGTTCAGAAAGTCTGTACTATAGGAAAGGGTATTGATTTCATTGTTAATCGTGCTTCTGCTTTGAAGACTTTAAAAACTCAGGATATTGCTGCAGGTGCAGGTAAAGCTGTACTACAGGATACAAAAGCTTTACGTAATGTACCCAGGGTGGCAGCAGACGTTCCTGATATCGGTCAGGCAGCAGTTAAAGGGCCTCTGGCTCTCACCAAGGGAGCCAGAGCAGGCTTCATTGCACTTAATGCCCTCTTCATTGGCATGGATTTATTCTTTATCGCCAAAGACAGCATGACTCTGGCCAAAGGCAGCGAGACTAAAGTCTCAAAGTTCCTCAGAGCCAGAGCTGCATTGTTCCGCTCGCAGATAGAGTCATGGGAGAATCTCTGCAACTCTTTGTGTCGCAGCAAACTgaccaaagaagaaaacaaaaatatcctaCAGGCGGCATTTTTTCAAGAGGACAAATAA
- the LOC114160453 gene encoding uncharacterized protein LOC114160453: MSQERWKLQETLCRYFTDTLTYIVAVRDFCKMFPEWKNRREEEVEKIRKIKKRTDKTDPPSSKSSLVKRIKSKFQLNRDRKLAELEKELDEVLKETLEGLEKLKTFLDAVEKLAVTSLQVFTENQMLFLPDEISFDEVQDLIKSARQICPLLLEFKRDAATFFAPKRHNVEVLLYQLEKHVNTSERIFENLSDRINICLKITEDIAVECDLSDDVMQKMTDQVKQLDKIRMDNDFRMMFLFQRISYSEFVNKYNDELPEMLQFLYQIEQCAVTLDSVNKGAKISSVAGSSVGAVGKILSIVGLILIPVTFGASVGLTVAGAAVAGTSGVNSLVTTLVEGGVYHTQTQQANTAFQRFMFGVQRIQDCLEEAAKPPYAEVTQSSEDELHMAGNNAADGIEKAGELIVDAAVVPNAGKVALQEGKALSTVSRMASDVPEISQAAVKGPLALTKMARAFSIAANALFLGMNIYFITTDSMALAKGTESKVSMFLRARAGLWRSEIEAWTKNLQLTE, encoded by the exons ATGTCTCAAGAAag ATGGAAACTGCAGGAGACTTTGTGTCGGTATTTTACAGATACTCTCACTTACATCGTAGCTGTGAGAGATTTCTGTAAGATGTTCCCTGAATGGAAGAACCgcagagaggaagaagtggagaaaatcagaaaaatcaaaaaaaggACTGACAAGACTGACCCTCCTTCCAGCAAGTCAAGCCTTGTGAAACGTATAAAGAGCAAATTCCAGTTAAATAGAGACAGGAAACTTGCAGAGCTGGAGAAGGAGCTGGATGAAGTGTTGAAAGAAACACTGGAGGGTTTGGAGAAACTCAAAACCTTCTTGGATGCGGTGGAGAAGCTGGCGGTCACGTCTCTGCAGGTTTTCACTGAGAACCAGATGTTGTTCCTGCCTGATGAGATCAGCTTTGATGAAGTTCAGGATTTGATCAAATCTGCACGACAGATCTGCCCTCTGCTACTGGAGTTCAAACGAGACGCAGCGACTTTCTTTGCTCCCAAAAGACACAATGTGGAGGTTCTGCTGTACCAGCtggaaaaacatgtaaataccAGCGAGAGAATATTTGAAAACCTTTCTGACAG AATCAACATTTGTCTTAAAATAACAGAGGATATTGCTGTTGAATGTGATTTATCTGATGATGTCATGCAAAAAATGACTGATCAGGTCAAACAACTTGATAAAATCAG GATGGACAACGACTTTCGGATGATGTTCCTGTTCCAGAGGATCAGCTACTCAGAATTTGTTAATAAGTACAATGATGAGCTTCCTGAGATGCTGCAGTTTCTTTATCAGATTGAGCAGTGTGCTGTTACGTTAGACAGTGTGAATAAGGGAGCAAAGATCTCCAGTGTGGCTGGAAGCTCAGTGGGAGCTGTGGGAAAAATCTTGTCCATTGTTGGCCTGATTTTAATTCCAGTTACATTTGGTGCGTCTGTGGGGTTGACAGTTGCTGGTGCAGCTGTGGCAGGAACCAGTGGAGTGAACAGCTTGGTAACCACTTTAGTAGAGGGTGGAGTTTAtcatacacaaacacaacaagCAAATACAGCCTTTCAAAGATTCATGTTTGGTGTTCAAAGAATCCAGGACTGTCTGGAAGAGGCGGCCAAACCACCATATGCTGAAGTTACACAAAGTAGTGAAGATGAGCTTCACATGGCAGGAAATAATGCTGCAGATGGTATTGAAAAGGCTGGTGAATTGATTGTTGATGCAGCTGTTGTTCCAAATGCAGGTAAAGTTGCACTACAGGAAGGGAAAGCATTGAGTACTGTATCCAGAATGGCCTCAGATGTTCCTGAAATTAGTCAGGCAGCAGTTAAAGGGCCGCTTGCTCTTACCAAGATGGCCAGAGCTTTCTCTATTGCAGCCAATGCCCTCTTCCTTGGCATGAATATCTACTTCATCACTACAGACAGCATGGCCCTGGCTAAAGGGACAGAGTCTAAGGTCTCTATGTTCCTCAGAGCCAGAGCTGGTCTGTGGCGCTCAGAGATAGAGGCCTGGACAAAAAATCTGCAACTCACTGAGTAG
- the LOC114159605 gene encoding apolipoprotein L2-like, with the protein MSAERWKLQASLWQYINDTLTYMATAADFYKKLSEWNDCRKKEHEKLIDIQEKAGKFYPSFTKSEGRLKKIGKCIKRRFQNNPESKVSELENELAEVLNGTLQGLEKLNTFLDAVEKLAVTSLHVFTENQIVYLPENFDYDAVQAVIRKAQQICPPLLKFKRDAKTFFAPNLHNVEILAFQLQNYIDTVEEICLSSDKSFNFEMCLKMAKEIVVDADDMCENNMRKMADQIKQLDKIRMDEVFRVEFLFQSVSSADFVTKFDAKKRTMLSSLDELEQCADQLDRMNKGAKISTLAGGSVKKAGGVLSAAGLALTPFTAGVSLGLTFTGATMGLASEANSVVTTLTQAGVNHTYRKKADVVLKTFMEDFQMIQDSLDDGMKYTTVNLKQSKMGVLVTVGKSVSKLDPIVMGVSSIMNVASALIKVVAGKQKKNGNASPSAAPAVPENSAVPENSTVNNSAVPENSDVPDSSNVLDVGQTVVAESLSLSSELLGITPGAVFAARDIYSAAKQGIKVAKGSKTKASKFLTARVALFRSQMESWEKIRNSLCQSKLTKEEVRNIFTQPFYLGDKEEQ; encoded by the exons atgtctgcagaaag GTGGAAACTGCAGGCCTCCCTGTGGCAGTACATCAACGATACTCTGACTTACATGGCAACAGCGGCAGATTTTTATAAGAAATTATCTGAATGGAACGATTGCAGAAAGAAAGAGCATGAAAAACTGATAGATATCCAAGAAAAGGCTGGCAAATTTTATCCCAGTTTCACCAAGTCAGAGGGCAGATTGAAAAAGATTGGTAAATGCATCAAGAGGAGGTTCCAGAATAATCCAGAGAGCAAAGTTTCAGAACTAGAGAATGAGCTGGCTGAAGTGCTGAATGGCACGCTGCAAGGTCTGGAGAAACTCAACACGTTCTTGGATGCAGTGGAGAAGCTGGCGGTGACGTCGCTCCATGTTTTCACTGAGAACCAGATCGTTTACCTGCCTGAGAACTTTGACTATGACGCTGTTCAAGCTGTGATCAGAAAAGCTCAGCAAATCTGTCCTCCCCTCCTTAAATTCAAAAGAGATGCAAAGACTTTCTTTGCTCCTAACCTTCACAACGTGGAGATTCTGGCATTCCAGCTGCAGAACTACATCGACACCGTCGAGGAAATATGTTTGAGCTCTGATAAAAG CTTTAACTTTGAGATGTGCTTAAAAATGGCGAAGGAAATAGTGGTGGATGCTGATGATATGTGTGAAAACAACATGCGAAAGATGGCAGATCAGATTAAACAACTGGACAAGATCAG GATGGACGAGGTCTTCCGGGTGGAGTTCCTGTTCCAGAGCGTCTCCTCAGCTGATTTTGTCACTAAGTTTGATGCTAAAAAGCGAACAATGCTTTCGTCTTTAGATGAGCTGGAGCAGTGTGCTGATCAGTTAGACAGGATGAACAAAGGAGCAAAGATCTCCACTCTGGCTGGGGGCTCAGTGAAAAAAGCAGGAGGCGTCCTCTCTGCTGCTGGTTTGGCATTAACGCCCTTCACAGCCGGCGTGTCTTTAGGCCTAACATTCACCGGTGCAACGATGGGGTTAGCAAGTGAAGCCAACAGTGTGGTAACCACCTTAACACAGGCTGGAGTTAATCACACTTATCGGAAAAAGGCAGATGTAGTTTTAAAAACGTTCATGGAGGATTTCCAAATGATCCAGGATTCTCTGGACGATGGGATGAAATATACAACAGTCAATCTGAAGCAAAGTAAGATGGGTGTGTTGGTCACAGTAGGCAAGAGTGTTTCTAAATTGGATCCCATAGTAATGGGTGTCAGCTCCATCATGAATGTGGCTTCTGCTCTTATAAAAGTGGTTgcagggaaacagaaaaaaaatggaaatgcatCACCCAGCGCAGCTCCAGCTGTTCCTGAAAA CTCAGCTGTTCCTGAAAACTCAACTGTTAATAACTCAGCTGTTCCTGAAAACTCAGATGTTCCTGATTCCTCCAATGTTCTTGATGTTGGTCAGACTGTAGTTGCAGAGTCTCTTTCTCTGTCCAGTGAACTTCTTGGTATCACACCTGGAGCTGTATTTGCTGCCAGAGATATCTACTCAGCTGCCAAACAAGGCATAAAAGTGGCCAAAGGCAGCAAGACTAAAGCCTCCAAGTTCCTGACAGCTAGAGTTGCGTTATTTCGTTCACAGATGGAGTCGTGGGAGAAGATCCGTAACTCTTTGTGTCAAAGCAAACTGACCAAAGAAGaagtcagaaatattttcacGCAGCCATTTTATCTAGGGGACAAAGAAGAACAATAA